A single Danio rerio strain Tuebingen ecotype United States chromosome 17, GRCz12tu, whole genome shotgun sequence DNA region contains:
- the begain gene encoding brain-enriched guanylate kinase-associated protein isoform X3 — MKKIYIGKTALKAQRNGSKHQKRSSASVSAQEQKEDLRRRLCCSTQKLQQLQREFESTRVYLEAELRRAQDQLDTFTEKLRRIQSSYAALQRINQDMEEKIHRMKQSNFMKNSLMKTRRKTIMKRMMMMMKFIMMKMIIWVMMRIIMLNTTQRYEDEKRSLNGEILTLNSRLMEAKITIQKLREDNDLYRKDCNLAAQLLQCGKSPYRAHKLSELPAELQKRVSSHMEKQRSGRSVALHQSYTDAVPTAVIGRILEKPESGRSCPVTRSPSPQIQDLPDKAQRRTAYKSSDLYCSDTALYCPEERRHERWTERRQSADHSGQTTADTQNNPEDHQRLHAFMLQASQCYDLPRTLSTSQQTLHTHWHDGDPEDRPTFLKSSSFQNGDRMASSTPQGGTLRSLHPMDGWMSMEDINSFSICSPGLISPLSFSERHFIIDPEIKPGPLYDSVRDGATRSPHYSASVGSSPALNTRIRLKTDRGQAIRSKDSAQGSTRRFFMSENTHDETADASRRDYAEESRSSSAESLNHSLGVQRFKKEPQKQNTPQFQKIGNTGLSRKDSLTKAQLYGTLLN, encoded by the exons ctcagCTTCAGTCTCAGCGCAGGAGCAGAAGGAGGATCTGCGCAGGCGTCTCTGCTGCTCCACACAGAAGCTCCAGCAGCTGCAGAGAGAGTTCGAGTCCACACGAGTCTACCTGGAGGCGGAGCTGAGGAGAGCACAAGACCAGCTGGACACCTTCACGGAGAAGCTGcgcag GATTCAGAGCAGCTACGCGGCGCTGCAGAGAATAAATCAGGACATGGAGGAGAAAATACACAGAATG AAGCAGAGCAACTTCATGAAGAACTCACTGATGAAGACGAGGAGGAAGACTATAAtgaagaggatgatgatgatgatgaagtttataatgatgaagatgattataTGGGTGATGATGAGGATTATAATGCTGAATACA ACTCAGCGTTACGAGGATGAGAAGAGATCTCTGAATGGAGAAATCCTGACTCTGAACAGTCGACTGATGGAGGCCAAGATCACCATCCAGAAGCTGCGTGAAGATAAc GATCTGTACAGGAAAGACTGTAATCTGGCTGCGCAACTGCTGCAGTGTGGGAAATCACCTTACAGAGCGCACAAACTGTCTGAG CTTCCTGCTGAGCTTCAGAAGCGCGTGAGCTCCCACATGGAGAAGCAGCGTTCAGGACGGAGTGTAGCCTTGCATCAGTCCTACACAGATGCCGTTCCCACTGCCGTCATCGGCCGGATCCTGGAGAAACCAGAGTCTGGGAGAAGCTGTCCGGTCACCCGCTCCCCGAGCCCACAGATCCAGGATCTCCCTGATAAAGCTCAGCGGCGTACAGCGTATAAATCCTCCGACCTGTACTGCAGCGATACAGCACTGTACTGTCCTGAGGAGCGGAGGCACGAGCGCTGGACGGAGCGCCGGCAGAGTGCAGACCACAGCGGACAGACCACCGCAGACACGCAAAACAATCCCGAGGACCATCAGCGTCTCCATGCGTTTATGCTCCAGGCCTCCCAATGCTACGACCTGCCCCGAACTCTTTCCACATCCCAGCAGACGTTACACACACACTGGCACGATGGAGACCCAGAGGACCGCCCGACGTTCCTCAAATCCAGCAGCTTCCAGAACGGAGATCGAATGGCGTCATCCACTCCTCAAGGGGGCACTCTCCGCAGTCTCCACccgatggacggatggatgagcATGGAGGACATCAACAGCTTCTCCATCTGCAGCCCTGGCCTCATTTCACCGCTGAGCTTCTCCGAGCGCCACTTTATCATCGATCCCGAGATCAAACCGGGTCCGCTTTATGACAGCGTCCGAGACGGAGCCACGCGGTCTCCGCATTACTCCGCATCAGTGGGGTCCAGTCCTGCGCTGAACACCAGGATCAGACTGAAGACCGACAGAGGACAGGCGATCCGCTCCAAAGACAGCGCTCAGGGATCCACTAGAAGATTCTTCATGTCTGAAAACACCCATGATGAGACGGCGGACGCTTCACGCAGAGATTACGCAGAGGAGAGTCGCAGCAGTTCAGCAGAGTCACTGAACCACAGTCTGGGCGTCCAGCGCTTTAAGAAGGAGCCCCAGAAACAGAACACACCGCAGTTTCAGAAGATCGGAAACACGGGACTCAGTCGGAAAGACAGCCTGACGAAAGCACAGCTGTATGGAACGCTGCTGAACTGA
- the begain gene encoding brain-enriched guanylate kinase-associated protein isoform X4 produces MENRVAAGHKHTERVMKKIYIGKTALKAQRNGSKHQKRSSASVSAQEQKEDLRRRLCCSTQKLQQLQREFESTRVYLEAELRRAQDQLDTFTEKLRRIQSSYAALQRINQDMEEKIHRMTQRYEDEKRSLNGEILTLNSRLMEAKITIQKLREDNDLYRKDCNLAAQLLQCGKSPYRAHKLSELPAELQKRVSSHMEKQRSGRSVALHQSYTDAVPTAVIGRILEKPESGRSCPVTRSPSPQIQDLPDKAQRRTAYKSSDLYCSDTALYCPEERRHERWTERRQSADHSGQTTADTQNNPEDHQRLHAFMLQASQCYDLPRTLSTSQQTLHTHWHDGDPEDRPTFLKSSSFQNGDRMASSTPQGGTLRSLHPMDGWMSMEDINSFSICSPGLISPLSFSERHFIIDPEIKPGPLYDSVRDGATRSPHYSASVGSSPALNTRIRLKTDRGQAIRSKDSAQGSTRRFFMSENTHDETADASRRDYAEESRSSSAESLNHSLGVQRFKKEPQKQNTPQFQKIGNTGLSRKDSLTKAQLYGTLLN; encoded by the exons ctcagCTTCAGTCTCAGCGCAGGAGCAGAAGGAGGATCTGCGCAGGCGTCTCTGCTGCTCCACACAGAAGCTCCAGCAGCTGCAGAGAGAGTTCGAGTCCACACGAGTCTACCTGGAGGCGGAGCTGAGGAGAGCACAAGACCAGCTGGACACCTTCACGGAGAAGCTGcgcag GATTCAGAGCAGCTACGCGGCGCTGCAGAGAATAAATCAGGACATGGAGGAGAAAATACACAGAATG ACTCAGCGTTACGAGGATGAGAAGAGATCTCTGAATGGAGAAATCCTGACTCTGAACAGTCGACTGATGGAGGCCAAGATCACCATCCAGAAGCTGCGTGAAGATAAc GATCTGTACAGGAAAGACTGTAATCTGGCTGCGCAACTGCTGCAGTGTGGGAAATCACCTTACAGAGCGCACAAACTGTCTGAG CTTCCTGCTGAGCTTCAGAAGCGCGTGAGCTCCCACATGGAGAAGCAGCGTTCAGGACGGAGTGTAGCCTTGCATCAGTCCTACACAGATGCCGTTCCCACTGCCGTCATCGGCCGGATCCTGGAGAAACCAGAGTCTGGGAGAAGCTGTCCGGTCACCCGCTCCCCGAGCCCACAGATCCAGGATCTCCCTGATAAAGCTCAGCGGCGTACAGCGTATAAATCCTCCGACCTGTACTGCAGCGATACAGCACTGTACTGTCCTGAGGAGCGGAGGCACGAGCGCTGGACGGAGCGCCGGCAGAGTGCAGACCACAGCGGACAGACCACCGCAGACACGCAAAACAATCCCGAGGACCATCAGCGTCTCCATGCGTTTATGCTCCAGGCCTCCCAATGCTACGACCTGCCCCGAACTCTTTCCACATCCCAGCAGACGTTACACACACACTGGCACGATGGAGACCCAGAGGACCGCCCGACGTTCCTCAAATCCAGCAGCTTCCAGAACGGAGATCGAATGGCGTCATCCACTCCTCAAGGGGGCACTCTCCGCAGTCTCCACccgatggacggatggatgagcATGGAGGACATCAACAGCTTCTCCATCTGCAGCCCTGGCCTCATTTCACCGCTGAGCTTCTCCGAGCGCCACTTTATCATCGATCCCGAGATCAAACCGGGTCCGCTTTATGACAGCGTCCGAGACGGAGCCACGCGGTCTCCGCATTACTCCGCATCAGTGGGGTCCAGTCCTGCGCTGAACACCAGGATCAGACTGAAGACCGACAGAGGACAGGCGATCCGCTCCAAAGACAGCGCTCAGGGATCCACTAGAAGATTCTTCATGTCTGAAAACACCCATGATGAGACGGCGGACGCTTCACGCAGAGATTACGCAGAGGAGAGTCGCAGCAGTTCAGCAGAGTCACTGAACCACAGTCTGGGCGTCCAGCGCTTTAAGAAGGAGCCCCAGAAACAGAACACACCGCAGTTTCAGAAGATCGGAAACACGGGACTCAGTCGGAAAGACAGCCTGACGAAAGCACAGCTGTATGGAACGCTGCTGAACTGA
- the begain gene encoding brain-enriched guanylate kinase-associated protein isoform X5 codes for MKKIYIGKTALKAQRNGSKHQKRSSASVSAQEQKEDLRRRLCCSTQKLQQLQREFESTRVYLEAELRRAQDQLDTFTEKLRRIQSSYAALQRINQDMEEKIHRMTQRYEDEKRSLNGEILTLNSRLMEAKITIQKLREDNDLYRKDCNLAAQLLQCGKSPYRAHKLSELPAELQKRVSSHMEKQRSGRSVALHQSYTDAVPTAVIGRILEKPESGRSCPVTRSPSPQIQDLPDKAQRRTAYKSSDLYCSDTALYCPEERRHERWTERRQSADHSGQTTADTQNNPEDHQRLHAFMLQASQCYDLPRTLSTSQQTLHTHWHDGDPEDRPTFLKSSSFQNGDRMASSTPQGGTLRSLHPMDGWMSMEDINSFSICSPGLISPLSFSERHFIIDPEIKPGPLYDSVRDGATRSPHYSASVGSSPALNTRIRLKTDRGQAIRSKDSAQGSTRRFFMSENTHDETADASRRDYAEESRSSSAESLNHSLGVQRFKKEPQKQNTPQFQKIGNTGLSRKDSLTKAQLYGTLLN; via the exons ctcagCTTCAGTCTCAGCGCAGGAGCAGAAGGAGGATCTGCGCAGGCGTCTCTGCTGCTCCACACAGAAGCTCCAGCAGCTGCAGAGAGAGTTCGAGTCCACACGAGTCTACCTGGAGGCGGAGCTGAGGAGAGCACAAGACCAGCTGGACACCTTCACGGAGAAGCTGcgcag GATTCAGAGCAGCTACGCGGCGCTGCAGAGAATAAATCAGGACATGGAGGAGAAAATACACAGAATG ACTCAGCGTTACGAGGATGAGAAGAGATCTCTGAATGGAGAAATCCTGACTCTGAACAGTCGACTGATGGAGGCCAAGATCACCATCCAGAAGCTGCGTGAAGATAAc GATCTGTACAGGAAAGACTGTAATCTGGCTGCGCAACTGCTGCAGTGTGGGAAATCACCTTACAGAGCGCACAAACTGTCTGAG CTTCCTGCTGAGCTTCAGAAGCGCGTGAGCTCCCACATGGAGAAGCAGCGTTCAGGACGGAGTGTAGCCTTGCATCAGTCCTACACAGATGCCGTTCCCACTGCCGTCATCGGCCGGATCCTGGAGAAACCAGAGTCTGGGAGAAGCTGTCCGGTCACCCGCTCCCCGAGCCCACAGATCCAGGATCTCCCTGATAAAGCTCAGCGGCGTACAGCGTATAAATCCTCCGACCTGTACTGCAGCGATACAGCACTGTACTGTCCTGAGGAGCGGAGGCACGAGCGCTGGACGGAGCGCCGGCAGAGTGCAGACCACAGCGGACAGACCACCGCAGACACGCAAAACAATCCCGAGGACCATCAGCGTCTCCATGCGTTTATGCTCCAGGCCTCCCAATGCTACGACCTGCCCCGAACTCTTTCCACATCCCAGCAGACGTTACACACACACTGGCACGATGGAGACCCAGAGGACCGCCCGACGTTCCTCAAATCCAGCAGCTTCCAGAACGGAGATCGAATGGCGTCATCCACTCCTCAAGGGGGCACTCTCCGCAGTCTCCACccgatggacggatggatgagcATGGAGGACATCAACAGCTTCTCCATCTGCAGCCCTGGCCTCATTTCACCGCTGAGCTTCTCCGAGCGCCACTTTATCATCGATCCCGAGATCAAACCGGGTCCGCTTTATGACAGCGTCCGAGACGGAGCCACGCGGTCTCCGCATTACTCCGCATCAGTGGGGTCCAGTCCTGCGCTGAACACCAGGATCAGACTGAAGACCGACAGAGGACAGGCGATCCGCTCCAAAGACAGCGCTCAGGGATCCACTAGAAGATTCTTCATGTCTGAAAACACCCATGATGAGACGGCGGACGCTTCACGCAGAGATTACGCAGAGGAGAGTCGCAGCAGTTCAGCAGAGTCACTGAACCACAGTCTGGGCGTCCAGCGCTTTAAGAAGGAGCCCCAGAAACAGAACACACCGCAGTTTCAGAAGATCGGAAACACGGGACTCAGTCGGAAAGACAGCCTGACGAAAGCACAGCTGTATGGAACGCTGCTGAACTGA